In Strigops habroptila isolate Jane chromosome 4, bStrHab1.2.pri, whole genome shotgun sequence, a single genomic region encodes these proteins:
- the CTNND1 gene encoding catenin delta-1 isoform X5: MDDSEVESTASILASVKEQEAQFEKLTRALEEERRHVSAQLERVRVSPQDAGPGLANGTLPRRHQNGRFLGDADLERQKYQDLKLNGPQDHSHLLYSTIPRMQDPGQIVEETYTMEEDPEGAMSVVSVETSDDGTTRRTETTVKKVVKTVTTRTVQQVPVGPDGLPLETSPVTSNYVQTMDRNFRKNGSGGPGGFLSQPGTATLPRNYHYPDGYGRPYEDGYPGSDHSYGSLSRVTRIDERYRPSMDTYRAPSRQDIYGPQPQVRVGGSNMDLNHFHPEPYGLEDDQRSVGFDDADYGLMSDYGTARRAGTPSDPRRRLRSYEDMLVDEVAPDRYYWAPLAQHERGSLASLDSLRKGGPGAGSWRQPELPEVIAMLSFRLDTVKSNAAAYLQHLCYRNDKVKTEVRKLKGIPVLVGLLDHPKKEVHYGACGALKNISFGKDQDNKIAIKNCDGVPALVRLLRKAHDMDLTEVITGTLWNLSSHDSIKMAIVDHALHALTDEVVIPRSGWEREPNEDSKPRHIEWESVLTNTAGCLRNVSSERSEARRKLRECDGLVDALIYIVQSEIGQKDSDSKLVENCVCLLRNLSYQVHREIPHAERYQETPQAPANNAGPHAASCFGAKKGKDEWFSRGKKLPEDPGADTVDFPKRTTPAKGYELLFQPEVVRIYISLLKESKTPAILEASAGAIQNLCAGSWTYGRCIRAALRQEKGLSAIADLLSHDSERVVKAAAGALRNLAVDLRNKELIGKHAIPNLVKNLPGGQQTPAKNLSEDAVVSVLNTINEVIVDNLEAAKKLRETQGIEKLVLINKSGNRSEREVRAAALLLQTIWGYKELRKPLEKEGWKKSDFQVNLSNASRTQGGNSFDDSTLPLIDRNQKTDKKSSREEIQMSNMGPDTYSTLNERDHSRTLDRSGDLGDTEPVKAAPSMQEEGQDPQPEGEEVQEDAPVLSPVSQKI, encoded by the exons AACGGCCGTTTCTTGGGCGATGCTGACctggaaaggcagaaatacCAAGATCTGAAGCTCAACGGGCCACAG GACCACAGCCACCTCTTGTACAGCACAATCCCCAGGATGCAGGACCCAGGCCAGATTGTGGAGGAGACATACACCATGGAGGAGGACCCAGAAGGGGCCATGTCAGTCGTGTCTGTGGAGACATCAGACGATGGGACAACCCGGCGTACAGAGACCACG GTGAAGAAAGTGGTGAAGACCGTGACCACGCGGACGGTGCAGCAGGTGCCGGTGGGGCCGGACGGGTTGCCTTTGGAAACCTCCCCCGTCACCAGCAACTATGTCCAGACCATGGACAGGAACTTCCGCAAGAACGGGAGCGGGGGCCCGGGCGGGTTCCTGAGCCAGCCGGGCACGGCCACGCTCCCTCGGAACTACCACTACCCCGACGGCTACGGCCGCCCCTACGAGGACGGGTACCCGGGCAGCGACCACAGCTACGGCAGCCTGTCCCGGGTCACCCGCATCGACGAGCGCTACCGCCCTTCCATGGACACCTACCGGGCCCCCAGCCGCCAGGACATCTACGGCCCCCAGCCTCAAGTGCGCGTCGGGGGCAGCAACATGGACCTCAACCACTTCCACCCCGAGCCGTACGGCCTGGAGGACGACCAGCGCAGCGTGGGCTTCGACGATGCGGACTATGGGCTCATGTCCGACTACGGCACGGCCCGGCGGGCAGGGACCCCGTCCGATCCCCGCCGGCGGCTCAG GAGTTACGAGGACATGCTGGTGGATGAGGTGGCCCCTGACCGGTACTACTGGGCGCCCCTGGCGCAGCACGAGCGCGGCAGCTTGGCCAGCCTGGACAGCCTGCGGAAGGGAGGCCCCGGCGCGGGGAGCTGGCGCCAGCCGGAGCTGCCGGAGGTGATCGCCATGCTCAGCTTCCGCCTTGACACCGTCAAGTCCAACGCGGCCGCCTACCTGCAGCACCTCTGCTACCGCAACGACAAGGTGAAGACGGAGGTGCGCAAGCTGAAGGGCATTCCCGTGCTGGTGGGGTTGCTGGACCATCCCAAGAAAGAGGTGCACTACGGTGCCTGCGGAGCCCTCAAGAACATCTCCTTCGGCAAGGACCAAGACAATAAGATTGCCATCAAGAACTGCGATGGGGTGCCTGCTCTGGTTCGCCTGTTGCGGAAGGCCCATGACATGGACCTCACGGAGGTCATCACGG GAACACTGTGGAACCTGTCCTCGCATGACTCCATCAAGATGGCCATCGTGGATCATGCACTACATGCTCTGACCGATGAGGTGGTGATTCCCCGTTCAGGCTGGGAACGGGAGCCCAACGAGGACTCCAAACCCCGCCATATCGAGTGGGAGTCGGTGCTCACCAACACCGCTGGCTGCCTTAG AAACGTGAGCTCGGAGCGGAGCGAGGCCCGTCGGAAGCTGCGGGAGTGTGACGGGCTGGTGGATGCCCTGATCTACATTGTCCAGTCTGAGATCGGCCAGAAGGACTCAGACAGCAAG CTGGTGGAGAACTGCGTGTGCCTGCTGAGAAACTTGTCCTACCAAGTCCACCGTGAGATCCCCCATGCTGAGCGCTACCAGGAGACACCCCAGGCCCCTGCCAACAACGCCGGGCCCCACGCCGCGAGCTGCTTTGGTGCCAAGAAGGGCAAAG ACGAGTGGTTCTCCAGAG GTAAAAAGCTCCCAGAAGACCCCGGTGCCGATACAGTGGATTTTCCCAAAAGAACGACTCCAGCCAAAG GCTACGAGCTCCTCTTCCAGCCAGAAGTGGTTCGGATATACATCTCCCTGCTGAAGGAAAGCAAGACCCCAGCCATCCTGGAGGCTTCGGCAGGAGCCATTCAGAACCTGTGCGCTGGCAGCTGGACG TACGGGCGCTGCATCCGCGCCGCCCTGCGCCAGGAGAAGGGGCTCTCAGCCATCGCCGACCTCCTGAGCCACGACAGCGAGCGCGTGGTGAAGGCCGCGGCCGGAGCCCTGCGCAACCTGGCTGTGGACCTGCGCAACAAGGAGCTCATAG gTAAACATGCCATCCCCAACCTAGTGAAGAACCTGCCCGGAGGCCAGCAGACCCCAGCCAAAAACCTCTCTGAGGATGCAGTGGTGTCAGTCCTCAACACCATCAATGAAGTAATTGTAGACAACCTTGAGGCTGCCAAGAAGCTGCGGGAAACTCAGGGGATCGAGAAGTTGGTGCTGATCAACAAATCTGG GAACCGCTCCGAACGAGAGGTGCGAGCGGCCGCCCTGCTCTTGCAGACAATCTGGGGATATAAAGAGCTGCGGAAGCCACTCGAGAAGGAAGGCTGGAAGAAGTCAGATTTCCAG GTGAACCTGAGCAATGCCTCTCGGACCCAGGGAGGCAACTCCTTTGATGACAGCACCTTGCCTCTCATTGACAGGAACCAAAAAACAG ACAAGAAATCCTCCCGGGAGGAGATCCAGATGAGCAACATGGGACCAG ACACCTATTCCACACTCAATGAGCGGGACCACAGCAGGACACTGGACCGATCTGGTGACCTCGGAGATACGGAGCCGGTGAAGGCAGCGCCCTCGATG caggaggaggggcAGGACCCACAGCCTGAGGGAGAGGAGGTGCAGGAGGATGCTCCCGTGCTCTCCCCCGTGTCG CAGAAGATCTAG
- the CTNND1 gene encoding catenin delta-1 isoform X2 — protein sequence MDDSEVESTASILASVKEQEAQFEKLTRALEEERRHVSAQLERVRVSPQDAGPGLANGTLPRRHQNGRFLGDADLERQKYQDLKLNGPQDHSHLLYSTIPRMQDPGQIVEETYTMEEDPEGAMSVVSVETSDDGTTRRTETTVKKVVKTVTTRTVQQVPVGPDGLPLETSPVTSNYVQTMDRNFRKNGSGGPGGFLSQPGTATLPRNYHYPDGYGRPYEDGYPGSDHSYGSLSRVTRIDERYRPSMDTYRAPSRQDIYGPQPQVRVGGSNMDLNHFHPEPYGLEDDQRSVGFDDADYGLMSDYGTARRAGTPSDPRRRLRSYEDMLVDEVAPDRYYWAPLAQHERGSLASLDSLRKGGPGAGSWRQPELPEVIAMLSFRLDTVKSNAAAYLQHLCYRNDKVKTEVRKLKGIPVLVGLLDHPKKEVHYGACGALKNISFGKDQDNKIAIKNCDGVPALVRLLRKAHDMDLTEVITGTLWNLSSHDSIKMAIVDHALHALTDEVVIPRSGWEREPNEDSKPRHIEWESVLTNTAGCLRNVSSERSEARRKLRECDGLVDALIYIVQSEIGQKDSDSKLVENCVCLLRNLSYQVHREIPHAERYQETPQAPANNAGPHAASCFGAKKGKDEWFSRGKKLPEDPGADTVDFPKRTTPAKGYELLFQPEVVRIYISLLKESKTPAILEASAGAIQNLCAGSWTYGRCIRAALRQEKGLSAIADLLSHDSERVVKAAAGALRNLAVDLRNKELIGKHAIPNLVKNLPGGQQTPAKNLSEDAVVSVLNTINEVIVDNLEAAKKLRETQGIEKLVLINKSGNRSEREVRAAALLLQTIWGYKELRKPLEKEGWKKSDFQVNLSNASRTQGGNSFDDSTLPLIDRNQKTDKKSSREEIQMSNMGPDTYSTLNERDHSRTLDRSGDLGDTEPVKAAPSMEEARTGLPQLTPPSSIGPTNPVCLQQEEGQDPQPEGEEVQEDAPVLSPVSKI from the exons AACGGCCGTTTCTTGGGCGATGCTGACctggaaaggcagaaatacCAAGATCTGAAGCTCAACGGGCCACAG GACCACAGCCACCTCTTGTACAGCACAATCCCCAGGATGCAGGACCCAGGCCAGATTGTGGAGGAGACATACACCATGGAGGAGGACCCAGAAGGGGCCATGTCAGTCGTGTCTGTGGAGACATCAGACGATGGGACAACCCGGCGTACAGAGACCACG GTGAAGAAAGTGGTGAAGACCGTGACCACGCGGACGGTGCAGCAGGTGCCGGTGGGGCCGGACGGGTTGCCTTTGGAAACCTCCCCCGTCACCAGCAACTATGTCCAGACCATGGACAGGAACTTCCGCAAGAACGGGAGCGGGGGCCCGGGCGGGTTCCTGAGCCAGCCGGGCACGGCCACGCTCCCTCGGAACTACCACTACCCCGACGGCTACGGCCGCCCCTACGAGGACGGGTACCCGGGCAGCGACCACAGCTACGGCAGCCTGTCCCGGGTCACCCGCATCGACGAGCGCTACCGCCCTTCCATGGACACCTACCGGGCCCCCAGCCGCCAGGACATCTACGGCCCCCAGCCTCAAGTGCGCGTCGGGGGCAGCAACATGGACCTCAACCACTTCCACCCCGAGCCGTACGGCCTGGAGGACGACCAGCGCAGCGTGGGCTTCGACGATGCGGACTATGGGCTCATGTCCGACTACGGCACGGCCCGGCGGGCAGGGACCCCGTCCGATCCCCGCCGGCGGCTCAG GAGTTACGAGGACATGCTGGTGGATGAGGTGGCCCCTGACCGGTACTACTGGGCGCCCCTGGCGCAGCACGAGCGCGGCAGCTTGGCCAGCCTGGACAGCCTGCGGAAGGGAGGCCCCGGCGCGGGGAGCTGGCGCCAGCCGGAGCTGCCGGAGGTGATCGCCATGCTCAGCTTCCGCCTTGACACCGTCAAGTCCAACGCGGCCGCCTACCTGCAGCACCTCTGCTACCGCAACGACAAGGTGAAGACGGAGGTGCGCAAGCTGAAGGGCATTCCCGTGCTGGTGGGGTTGCTGGACCATCCCAAGAAAGAGGTGCACTACGGTGCCTGCGGAGCCCTCAAGAACATCTCCTTCGGCAAGGACCAAGACAATAAGATTGCCATCAAGAACTGCGATGGGGTGCCTGCTCTGGTTCGCCTGTTGCGGAAGGCCCATGACATGGACCTCACGGAGGTCATCACGG GAACACTGTGGAACCTGTCCTCGCATGACTCCATCAAGATGGCCATCGTGGATCATGCACTACATGCTCTGACCGATGAGGTGGTGATTCCCCGTTCAGGCTGGGAACGGGAGCCCAACGAGGACTCCAAACCCCGCCATATCGAGTGGGAGTCGGTGCTCACCAACACCGCTGGCTGCCTTAG AAACGTGAGCTCGGAGCGGAGCGAGGCCCGTCGGAAGCTGCGGGAGTGTGACGGGCTGGTGGATGCCCTGATCTACATTGTCCAGTCTGAGATCGGCCAGAAGGACTCAGACAGCAAG CTGGTGGAGAACTGCGTGTGCCTGCTGAGAAACTTGTCCTACCAAGTCCACCGTGAGATCCCCCATGCTGAGCGCTACCAGGAGACACCCCAGGCCCCTGCCAACAACGCCGGGCCCCACGCCGCGAGCTGCTTTGGTGCCAAGAAGGGCAAAG ACGAGTGGTTCTCCAGAG GTAAAAAGCTCCCAGAAGACCCCGGTGCCGATACAGTGGATTTTCCCAAAAGAACGACTCCAGCCAAAG GCTACGAGCTCCTCTTCCAGCCAGAAGTGGTTCGGATATACATCTCCCTGCTGAAGGAAAGCAAGACCCCAGCCATCCTGGAGGCTTCGGCAGGAGCCATTCAGAACCTGTGCGCTGGCAGCTGGACG TACGGGCGCTGCATCCGCGCCGCCCTGCGCCAGGAGAAGGGGCTCTCAGCCATCGCCGACCTCCTGAGCCACGACAGCGAGCGCGTGGTGAAGGCCGCGGCCGGAGCCCTGCGCAACCTGGCTGTGGACCTGCGCAACAAGGAGCTCATAG gTAAACATGCCATCCCCAACCTAGTGAAGAACCTGCCCGGAGGCCAGCAGACCCCAGCCAAAAACCTCTCTGAGGATGCAGTGGTGTCAGTCCTCAACACCATCAATGAAGTAATTGTAGACAACCTTGAGGCTGCCAAGAAGCTGCGGGAAACTCAGGGGATCGAGAAGTTGGTGCTGATCAACAAATCTGG GAACCGCTCCGAACGAGAGGTGCGAGCGGCCGCCCTGCTCTTGCAGACAATCTGGGGATATAAAGAGCTGCGGAAGCCACTCGAGAAGGAAGGCTGGAAGAAGTCAGATTTCCAG GTGAACCTGAGCAATGCCTCTCGGACCCAGGGAGGCAACTCCTTTGATGACAGCACCTTGCCTCTCATTGACAGGAACCAAAAAACAG ACAAGAAATCCTCCCGGGAGGAGATCCAGATGAGCAACATGGGACCAG ACACCTATTCCACACTCAATGAGCGGGACCACAGCAGGACACTGGACCGATCTGGTGACCTCGGAGATACGGAGCCGGTGAAGGCAGCGCCCTCGATG GAGGAGGCGAGAACTGGGCTGCCCCAACTAACACCCCCCAGCTCCATCGGCCCTACTAACCCGGTGtgtctgcagcaggaggaggggcAGGACCCACAGCCTGAGGGAGAGGAGGTGCAGGAGGATGCTCCCGTGCTCTCCCCCGTGTCG AAGATCTAG
- the CTNND1 gene encoding catenin delta-1 isoform X4: MDDSEVESTASILASVKEQEAQFEKLTRALEEERRHVSAQLERVRVSPQDAGPGLANGTLPRRHQNGRFLGDADLERQKYQDLKLNGPQDHSHLLYSTIPRMQDPGQIVEETYTMEEDPEGAMSVVSVETSDDGTTRRTETTVKKVVKTVTTRTVQQVPVGPDGLPLETSPVTSNYVQTMDRNFRKNGSGGPGGFLSQPGTATLPRNYHYPDGYGRPYEDGYPGSDHSYGSLSRVTRIDERYRPSMDTYRAPSRQDIYGPQPQVRVGGSNMDLNHFHPEPYGLEDDQRSVGFDDADYGLMSDYGTARRAGTPSDPRRRLRSYEDMLVDEVAPDRYYWAPLAQHERGSLASLDSLRKGGPGAGSWRQPELPEVIAMLSFRLDTVKSNAAAYLQHLCYRNDKVKTEVRKLKGIPVLVGLLDHPKKEVHYGACGALKNISFGKDQDNKIAIKNCDGVPALVRLLRKAHDMDLTEVITGTLWNLSSHDSIKMAIVDHALHALTDEVVIPRSGWEREPNEDSKPRHIEWESVLTNTAGCLRNVSSERSEARRKLRECDGLVDALIYIVQSEIGQKDSDSKLVENCVCLLRNLSYQVHREIPHAERYQETPQAPANNAGPHAASCFGAKKGKDEWFSRGKKLPEDPGADTVDFPKRTTPAKGYELLFQPEVVRIYISLLKESKTPAILEASAGAIQNLCAGSWTYGRCIRAALRQEKGLSAIADLLSHDSERVVKAAAGALRNLAVDLRNKELIGKHAIPNLVKNLPGGQQTPAKNLSEDAVVSVLNTINEVIVDNLEAAKKLRETQGIEKLVLINKSGNRSEREVRAAALLLQTIWGYKELRKPLEKEGWKKSDFQVNLSNASRTQGGNSFDDSTLPLIDRNQKTDKKSSREEIQMSNMGPDTYSTLNERDHSRTLDRSGDLGDTEPVKAAPSMQEEGQDPQPEGEEVQEDAPVLSPVSVCPAVSCPI, encoded by the exons AACGGCCGTTTCTTGGGCGATGCTGACctggaaaggcagaaatacCAAGATCTGAAGCTCAACGGGCCACAG GACCACAGCCACCTCTTGTACAGCACAATCCCCAGGATGCAGGACCCAGGCCAGATTGTGGAGGAGACATACACCATGGAGGAGGACCCAGAAGGGGCCATGTCAGTCGTGTCTGTGGAGACATCAGACGATGGGACAACCCGGCGTACAGAGACCACG GTGAAGAAAGTGGTGAAGACCGTGACCACGCGGACGGTGCAGCAGGTGCCGGTGGGGCCGGACGGGTTGCCTTTGGAAACCTCCCCCGTCACCAGCAACTATGTCCAGACCATGGACAGGAACTTCCGCAAGAACGGGAGCGGGGGCCCGGGCGGGTTCCTGAGCCAGCCGGGCACGGCCACGCTCCCTCGGAACTACCACTACCCCGACGGCTACGGCCGCCCCTACGAGGACGGGTACCCGGGCAGCGACCACAGCTACGGCAGCCTGTCCCGGGTCACCCGCATCGACGAGCGCTACCGCCCTTCCATGGACACCTACCGGGCCCCCAGCCGCCAGGACATCTACGGCCCCCAGCCTCAAGTGCGCGTCGGGGGCAGCAACATGGACCTCAACCACTTCCACCCCGAGCCGTACGGCCTGGAGGACGACCAGCGCAGCGTGGGCTTCGACGATGCGGACTATGGGCTCATGTCCGACTACGGCACGGCCCGGCGGGCAGGGACCCCGTCCGATCCCCGCCGGCGGCTCAG GAGTTACGAGGACATGCTGGTGGATGAGGTGGCCCCTGACCGGTACTACTGGGCGCCCCTGGCGCAGCACGAGCGCGGCAGCTTGGCCAGCCTGGACAGCCTGCGGAAGGGAGGCCCCGGCGCGGGGAGCTGGCGCCAGCCGGAGCTGCCGGAGGTGATCGCCATGCTCAGCTTCCGCCTTGACACCGTCAAGTCCAACGCGGCCGCCTACCTGCAGCACCTCTGCTACCGCAACGACAAGGTGAAGACGGAGGTGCGCAAGCTGAAGGGCATTCCCGTGCTGGTGGGGTTGCTGGACCATCCCAAGAAAGAGGTGCACTACGGTGCCTGCGGAGCCCTCAAGAACATCTCCTTCGGCAAGGACCAAGACAATAAGATTGCCATCAAGAACTGCGATGGGGTGCCTGCTCTGGTTCGCCTGTTGCGGAAGGCCCATGACATGGACCTCACGGAGGTCATCACGG GAACACTGTGGAACCTGTCCTCGCATGACTCCATCAAGATGGCCATCGTGGATCATGCACTACATGCTCTGACCGATGAGGTGGTGATTCCCCGTTCAGGCTGGGAACGGGAGCCCAACGAGGACTCCAAACCCCGCCATATCGAGTGGGAGTCGGTGCTCACCAACACCGCTGGCTGCCTTAG AAACGTGAGCTCGGAGCGGAGCGAGGCCCGTCGGAAGCTGCGGGAGTGTGACGGGCTGGTGGATGCCCTGATCTACATTGTCCAGTCTGAGATCGGCCAGAAGGACTCAGACAGCAAG CTGGTGGAGAACTGCGTGTGCCTGCTGAGAAACTTGTCCTACCAAGTCCACCGTGAGATCCCCCATGCTGAGCGCTACCAGGAGACACCCCAGGCCCCTGCCAACAACGCCGGGCCCCACGCCGCGAGCTGCTTTGGTGCCAAGAAGGGCAAAG ACGAGTGGTTCTCCAGAG GTAAAAAGCTCCCAGAAGACCCCGGTGCCGATACAGTGGATTTTCCCAAAAGAACGACTCCAGCCAAAG GCTACGAGCTCCTCTTCCAGCCAGAAGTGGTTCGGATATACATCTCCCTGCTGAAGGAAAGCAAGACCCCAGCCATCCTGGAGGCTTCGGCAGGAGCCATTCAGAACCTGTGCGCTGGCAGCTGGACG TACGGGCGCTGCATCCGCGCCGCCCTGCGCCAGGAGAAGGGGCTCTCAGCCATCGCCGACCTCCTGAGCCACGACAGCGAGCGCGTGGTGAAGGCCGCGGCCGGAGCCCTGCGCAACCTGGCTGTGGACCTGCGCAACAAGGAGCTCATAG gTAAACATGCCATCCCCAACCTAGTGAAGAACCTGCCCGGAGGCCAGCAGACCCCAGCCAAAAACCTCTCTGAGGATGCAGTGGTGTCAGTCCTCAACACCATCAATGAAGTAATTGTAGACAACCTTGAGGCTGCCAAGAAGCTGCGGGAAACTCAGGGGATCGAGAAGTTGGTGCTGATCAACAAATCTGG GAACCGCTCCGAACGAGAGGTGCGAGCGGCCGCCCTGCTCTTGCAGACAATCTGGGGATATAAAGAGCTGCGGAAGCCACTCGAGAAGGAAGGCTGGAAGAAGTCAGATTTCCAG GTGAACCTGAGCAATGCCTCTCGGACCCAGGGAGGCAACTCCTTTGATGACAGCACCTTGCCTCTCATTGACAGGAACCAAAAAACAG ACAAGAAATCCTCCCGGGAGGAGATCCAGATGAGCAACATGGGACCAG ACACCTATTCCACACTCAATGAGCGGGACCACAGCAGGACACTGGACCGATCTGGTGACCTCGGAGATACGGAGCCGGTGAAGGCAGCGCCCTCGATG caggaggaggggcAGGACCCACAGCCTGAGGGAGAGGAGGTGCAGGAGGATGCTCCCGTGCTCTCCCCCGTGTCGGTATGTCCTGCAGTGTCCTGCCCAATCTGA
- the CTNND1 gene encoding catenin delta-1 isoform X1 yields the protein MDDSEVESTASILASVKEQEAQFEKLTRALEEERRHVSAQLERVRVSPQDAGPGLANGTLPRRHQNGRFLGDADLERQKYQDLKLNGPQDHSHLLYSTIPRMQDPGQIVEETYTMEEDPEGAMSVVSVETSDDGTTRRTETTVKKVVKTVTTRTVQQVPVGPDGLPLETSPVTSNYVQTMDRNFRKNGSGGPGGFLSQPGTATLPRNYHYPDGYGRPYEDGYPGSDHSYGSLSRVTRIDERYRPSMDTYRAPSRQDIYGPQPQVRVGGSNMDLNHFHPEPYGLEDDQRSVGFDDADYGLMSDYGTARRAGTPSDPRRRLRSYEDMLVDEVAPDRYYWAPLAQHERGSLASLDSLRKGGPGAGSWRQPELPEVIAMLSFRLDTVKSNAAAYLQHLCYRNDKVKTEVRKLKGIPVLVGLLDHPKKEVHYGACGALKNISFGKDQDNKIAIKNCDGVPALVRLLRKAHDMDLTEVITGTLWNLSSHDSIKMAIVDHALHALTDEVVIPRSGWEREPNEDSKPRHIEWESVLTNTAGCLRNVSSERSEARRKLRECDGLVDALIYIVQSEIGQKDSDSKLVENCVCLLRNLSYQVHREIPHAERYQETPQAPANNAGPHAASCFGAKKGKDEWFSRGKKLPEDPGADTVDFPKRTTPAKGYELLFQPEVVRIYISLLKESKTPAILEASAGAIQNLCAGSWTYGRCIRAALRQEKGLSAIADLLSHDSERVVKAAAGALRNLAVDLRNKELIGKHAIPNLVKNLPGGQQTPAKNLSEDAVVSVLNTINEVIVDNLEAAKKLRETQGIEKLVLINKSGNRSEREVRAAALLLQTIWGYKELRKPLEKEGWKKSDFQVNLSNASRTQGGNSFDDSTLPLIDRNQKTDKKSSREEIQMSNMGPDTYSTLNERDHSRTLDRSGDLGDTEPVKAAPSMEEARTGLPQLTPPSSIGPTNPVCLQQEEGQDPQPEGEEVQEDAPVLSPVSQKI from the exons AACGGCCGTTTCTTGGGCGATGCTGACctggaaaggcagaaatacCAAGATCTGAAGCTCAACGGGCCACAG GACCACAGCCACCTCTTGTACAGCACAATCCCCAGGATGCAGGACCCAGGCCAGATTGTGGAGGAGACATACACCATGGAGGAGGACCCAGAAGGGGCCATGTCAGTCGTGTCTGTGGAGACATCAGACGATGGGACAACCCGGCGTACAGAGACCACG GTGAAGAAAGTGGTGAAGACCGTGACCACGCGGACGGTGCAGCAGGTGCCGGTGGGGCCGGACGGGTTGCCTTTGGAAACCTCCCCCGTCACCAGCAACTATGTCCAGACCATGGACAGGAACTTCCGCAAGAACGGGAGCGGGGGCCCGGGCGGGTTCCTGAGCCAGCCGGGCACGGCCACGCTCCCTCGGAACTACCACTACCCCGACGGCTACGGCCGCCCCTACGAGGACGGGTACCCGGGCAGCGACCACAGCTACGGCAGCCTGTCCCGGGTCACCCGCATCGACGAGCGCTACCGCCCTTCCATGGACACCTACCGGGCCCCCAGCCGCCAGGACATCTACGGCCCCCAGCCTCAAGTGCGCGTCGGGGGCAGCAACATGGACCTCAACCACTTCCACCCCGAGCCGTACGGCCTGGAGGACGACCAGCGCAGCGTGGGCTTCGACGATGCGGACTATGGGCTCATGTCCGACTACGGCACGGCCCGGCGGGCAGGGACCCCGTCCGATCCCCGCCGGCGGCTCAG GAGTTACGAGGACATGCTGGTGGATGAGGTGGCCCCTGACCGGTACTACTGGGCGCCCCTGGCGCAGCACGAGCGCGGCAGCTTGGCCAGCCTGGACAGCCTGCGGAAGGGAGGCCCCGGCGCGGGGAGCTGGCGCCAGCCGGAGCTGCCGGAGGTGATCGCCATGCTCAGCTTCCGCCTTGACACCGTCAAGTCCAACGCGGCCGCCTACCTGCAGCACCTCTGCTACCGCAACGACAAGGTGAAGACGGAGGTGCGCAAGCTGAAGGGCATTCCCGTGCTGGTGGGGTTGCTGGACCATCCCAAGAAAGAGGTGCACTACGGTGCCTGCGGAGCCCTCAAGAACATCTCCTTCGGCAAGGACCAAGACAATAAGATTGCCATCAAGAACTGCGATGGGGTGCCTGCTCTGGTTCGCCTGTTGCGGAAGGCCCATGACATGGACCTCACGGAGGTCATCACGG GAACACTGTGGAACCTGTCCTCGCATGACTCCATCAAGATGGCCATCGTGGATCATGCACTACATGCTCTGACCGATGAGGTGGTGATTCCCCGTTCAGGCTGGGAACGGGAGCCCAACGAGGACTCCAAACCCCGCCATATCGAGTGGGAGTCGGTGCTCACCAACACCGCTGGCTGCCTTAG AAACGTGAGCTCGGAGCGGAGCGAGGCCCGTCGGAAGCTGCGGGAGTGTGACGGGCTGGTGGATGCCCTGATCTACATTGTCCAGTCTGAGATCGGCCAGAAGGACTCAGACAGCAAG CTGGTGGAGAACTGCGTGTGCCTGCTGAGAAACTTGTCCTACCAAGTCCACCGTGAGATCCCCCATGCTGAGCGCTACCAGGAGACACCCCAGGCCCCTGCCAACAACGCCGGGCCCCACGCCGCGAGCTGCTTTGGTGCCAAGAAGGGCAAAG ACGAGTGGTTCTCCAGAG GTAAAAAGCTCCCAGAAGACCCCGGTGCCGATACAGTGGATTTTCCCAAAAGAACGACTCCAGCCAAAG GCTACGAGCTCCTCTTCCAGCCAGAAGTGGTTCGGATATACATCTCCCTGCTGAAGGAAAGCAAGACCCCAGCCATCCTGGAGGCTTCGGCAGGAGCCATTCAGAACCTGTGCGCTGGCAGCTGGACG TACGGGCGCTGCATCCGCGCCGCCCTGCGCCAGGAGAAGGGGCTCTCAGCCATCGCCGACCTCCTGAGCCACGACAGCGAGCGCGTGGTGAAGGCCGCGGCCGGAGCCCTGCGCAACCTGGCTGTGGACCTGCGCAACAAGGAGCTCATAG gTAAACATGCCATCCCCAACCTAGTGAAGAACCTGCCCGGAGGCCAGCAGACCCCAGCCAAAAACCTCTCTGAGGATGCAGTGGTGTCAGTCCTCAACACCATCAATGAAGTAATTGTAGACAACCTTGAGGCTGCCAAGAAGCTGCGGGAAACTCAGGGGATCGAGAAGTTGGTGCTGATCAACAAATCTGG GAACCGCTCCGAACGAGAGGTGCGAGCGGCCGCCCTGCTCTTGCAGACAATCTGGGGATATAAAGAGCTGCGGAAGCCACTCGAGAAGGAAGGCTGGAAGAAGTCAGATTTCCAG GTGAACCTGAGCAATGCCTCTCGGACCCAGGGAGGCAACTCCTTTGATGACAGCACCTTGCCTCTCATTGACAGGAACCAAAAAACAG ACAAGAAATCCTCCCGGGAGGAGATCCAGATGAGCAACATGGGACCAG ACACCTATTCCACACTCAATGAGCGGGACCACAGCAGGACACTGGACCGATCTGGTGACCTCGGAGATACGGAGCCGGTGAAGGCAGCGCCCTCGATG GAGGAGGCGAGAACTGGGCTGCCCCAACTAACACCCCCCAGCTCCATCGGCCCTACTAACCCGGTGtgtctgcagcaggaggaggggcAGGACCCACAGCCTGAGGGAGAGGAGGTGCAGGAGGATGCTCCCGTGCTCTCCCCCGTGTCG CAGAAGATCTAG